In Malus sylvestris chromosome 15, drMalSylv7.2, whole genome shotgun sequence, a single genomic region encodes these proteins:
- the LOC126602520 gene encoding uncharacterized protein LOC126602520, whose translation MASSTPSHEKQKRGGAMSTYKYNPSSGRHLKPESRPVTTMADKTHALRNWFNSSMRKPKPRPEIDVLHCDEKRQQGGNETYSLDGNFGNGRRGGGGGGGGEVMVARKSVSHVETNLASVASFLQVKVLVSDMPGFMQVHAFRSARRTYDSLEKFSTRHMAYNLKKEFDKLYGPAWHCIVGSGFGSFVTHSTGCFLYFSMEKLCILLFRTKIQKAVD comes from the exons ATGGCGAGTAGCACTCCCAGCCATGAGAAGCAGAAGAGAGGAGGAGCCATGTCCACGTACAAATACAATCCGAGCAGCGGCCGTCACTTAAAGCCGGAATCCAGGCCTGTTACTACAATGGCGGATAAAACACATGCTTTACGAAACTGGTTCAATTCATCCATGAGAAAACCAAAACCTCGTCCAGAAATTGATGTACTCCATTGTGACGAGAAGAGGCAGCAGGGCGGGAATGAAACTTATAGTTTAGATGGTAATTTTGGAAATGGAAGACGAGGAGGGGGAGGCGGAGGAGGTGGAGAAGTGATGGTGGCGAGGAAGTCTGTGTCTCATGTGGAAACTAATTTGGCATCAGTGGCTTCATTTCTTCAAGTGAAGGTGTTGGTCTCGGACATGCCTGGGTTCATGCAAGTTCATGCCTTTCGTAGCGCTAGACGAACTTATGACAGCTTGGAGAAGTTTAGCACAAGACACATGGCTTATAACTTAAAAAAG GAGTTTGATAAATTGTACGGGCCGGCATGGCATTGCATAGTGGGCTCGGGTTTCGGGTCATTTGTGACCCATTCAACAGGTTGCTTCCTATATTTTTCAATGGAGAAACTGTGCATTCTCTTGTTTAGAACTAAAATCCAGAAAGCAGTAGACTGA
- the LOC126602033 gene encoding glyoxylase I 4-like isoform X1, with protein MKESMGNPLHLKSLNHISIACRSVEKSLDFYQNDLGFFPIRRPGSLDFTGAWYMLFNYGIGIHLLQSEDPDKIPKISQINPKDNHISFQCESMALVEKKLKEMRIEYVKRRVKEGGINVDQLFFHDPDGTMIEICNCDNLPVIPLESQPISDPAARISCSAHKNKCHTRSSNKQSK; from the exons ATGAAAGAGAGCATGGGAAATCCGCTGCATTTGAAGTCCTTGAATCACATCTCGATAGCTTGCAGATCAGTTGAGAAATCGCTTGATTTCTACCAGAATGATCTAGGGTTCTTCCCAATCAGGAGGCCTGGCTCGTTAGATTTCACTGGTGCATGGTATAT GCTATTCAATTATGGCATTGGCATCCATCTTCTCCAATCTGAAGACCCTGATAAAATTCCCAAGATCAGCCAGATTAATCCCAAGGATAACCACATTTCTTTCCAG TGTGAGAGCATGGCCTTAGTGGAGAAAAAGTTGAAGGAGATGCGGATCGAGTACGTGAAGCGCAGGGTGAAGGAGGGTGGGATCAACGTTGATCAGCTTTTCTTCCATGACCCAGATGGCACAATGATTGAGATCTGTAACTGTGACAACCTTCCCGTTATACCCCTAGAAAGCCAACCTATATCAGATCCTGCAGCACGTATCAGCTGCAGTGCTCATAAGAACAAGTGCCACACCAGATCATCAAACAAGCAGTCCAAATGA
- the LOC126602033 gene encoding glyoxylase I 4-like isoform X2 — MKESMGNPLHLKSLNHISIACRSVEKSLDFYQNDLGFFPIRRPGSLDFTGAWLFNYGIGIHLLQSEDPDKIPKISQINPKDNHISFQCESMALVEKKLKEMRIEYVKRRVKEGGINVDQLFFHDPDGTMIEICNCDNLPVIPLESQPISDPAARISCSAHKNKCHTRSSNKQSK; from the exons ATGAAAGAGAGCATGGGAAATCCGCTGCATTTGAAGTCCTTGAATCACATCTCGATAGCTTGCAGATCAGTTGAGAAATCGCTTGATTTCTACCAGAATGATCTAGGGTTCTTCCCAATCAGGAGGCCTGGCTCGTTAGATTTCACTGGTGCATG GCTATTCAATTATGGCATTGGCATCCATCTTCTCCAATCTGAAGACCCTGATAAAATTCCCAAGATCAGCCAGATTAATCCCAAGGATAACCACATTTCTTTCCAG TGTGAGAGCATGGCCTTAGTGGAGAAAAAGTTGAAGGAGATGCGGATCGAGTACGTGAAGCGCAGGGTGAAGGAGGGTGGGATCAACGTTGATCAGCTTTTCTTCCATGACCCAGATGGCACAATGATTGAGATCTGTAACTGTGACAACCTTCCCGTTATACCCCTAGAAAGCCAACCTATATCAGATCCTGCAGCACGTATCAGCTGCAGTGCTCATAAGAACAAGTGCCACACCAGATCATCAAACAAGCAGTCCAAATGA